From Roseibium alexandrii DFL-11, the proteins below share one genomic window:
- a CDS encoding CaiB/BaiF CoA transferase family protein, giving the protein MTAPLKGIKVVELARILAGPWIGQTLSDLGADVIKVEAPQGDDTRGWGPPFLNTEGGEAGDAAYFHSCNRGKRSITVDFRTEEGQEIVRRLVADADVLVENFKVGGLAKYGLDYESLSKVNPKLIYCSVTGFGQDGPYAHRAGYDFMIQGMGGIMDLTGDPDGAPQKIGVAFADIFTGLYGVIGVLAALRRRDETGEGEWVDMALLDAQVGVLANQALNYFVTGKTPKRLGNAHPNIVPYQVFSASDGHLIIAVGNDGQYKRLCGVLGRPELADDPKFATNAARVASRTELVAILTEETAARARDDLLAALEMEGVPAGPINSVEDVFEDKQINHREMKVDLPATDVDGGSVTSVRTPIRFKNGSLVLERAAPALGEHTAEILAELGLTDEG; this is encoded by the coding sequence ATGACAGCGCCGCTCAAAGGCATCAAAGTCGTTGAATTGGCCCGGATCCTGGCAGGCCCATGGATCGGCCAAACCCTCTCTGATCTCGGCGCCGATGTGATCAAGGTCGAAGCGCCACAGGGCGACGATACGCGAGGATGGGGCCCGCCGTTCCTAAACACCGAGGGCGGTGAGGCGGGCGATGCGGCTTATTTTCATTCCTGCAACCGCGGCAAGCGGTCGATTACGGTCGATTTCCGCACCGAAGAAGGGCAGGAAATTGTCCGCAGACTGGTGGCGGATGCCGATGTGCTGGTTGAAAACTTCAAGGTTGGCGGACTGGCCAAATACGGCCTTGATTATGAGAGCCTGTCAAAGGTCAATCCGAAGCTAATCTATTGCTCCGTAACTGGCTTTGGTCAGGATGGACCTTATGCCCATCGTGCTGGATATGACTTTATGATCCAGGGTATGGGCGGCATCATGGACCTGACCGGCGATCCGGATGGCGCTCCGCAAAAGATTGGCGTCGCCTTCGCGGATATCTTTACTGGTCTTTACGGAGTGATCGGCGTTTTGGCCGCGCTCCGCCGCCGTGATGAGACCGGGGAGGGTGAATGGGTCGACATGGCGCTTCTGGACGCCCAGGTCGGTGTTCTGGCAAATCAGGCGCTCAACTATTTCGTGACCGGCAAAACCCCAAAGCGTTTGGGCAATGCGCACCCCAACATTGTGCCGTATCAGGTCTTTTCTGCCAGTGATGGCCACCTCATCATCGCGGTGGGCAATGACGGGCAATACAAGCGCTTGTGCGGAGTGCTGGGCCGACCGGAGCTAGCAGACGATCCGAAGTTTGCCACGAATGCCGCCCGGGTTGCGTCCAGAACGGAACTGGTTGCAATCCTGACAGAAGAGACCGCGGCACGGGCGCGGGACGATCTCCTTGCAGCTCTGGAAATGGAGGGTGTTCCGGCTGGTCCGATCAATTCGGTAGAAGATGTCTTTGAAGACAAGCAGATCAATCACCGGGAGATGAAAGTCGACTTGCCGGCAACGGATGTGGATGGCGGGTCTGTGACTTCGGTCCGGACGCCAATCCGGTTCAAGAATGGATCGCTTGTTCTGGAGCGGGCAGCGCCTGCACTTGGCGAACACACCGCCGAGATCCTGGCTGAGCTTGGTTTGACAGACGAGGGTTGA
- a CDS encoding class I SAM-dependent methyltransferase, with the protein MSRLDSFIRRMTSQKIILESLIDKVNEVDGPILELGLGNGRTYDHLREIYPNKEIFVFDHALTCHPSCAPDAEHMIQGDIRDTLAFCGPRVGGKASFAHIDIGSGDPTTDLATVHWLAPMIDERMAVGGYILTGLELKLPNFEHLPNPEGIKADRNFIYRKTSEA; encoded by the coding sequence ATGAGCCGCTTGGACAGTTTTATCCGCCGGATGACCTCCCAGAAGATCATTCTTGAATCCCTTATAGACAAAGTGAACGAGGTTGACGGGCCAATCTTGGAGTTGGGGCTGGGCAACGGCCGGACATACGATCACCTGCGGGAAATCTATCCGAACAAAGAGATTTTCGTTTTCGATCATGCCTTGACCTGCCACCCGAGTTGCGCCCCGGACGCGGAGCACATGATCCAGGGCGACATTCGGGACACGCTGGCCTTCTGCGGGCCACGGGTCGGCGGCAAGGCGTCTTTTGCACATATCGACATTGGATCCGGGGATCCGACCACGGATCTGGCCACCGTGCATTGGCTCGCGCCGATGATTGACGAGCGGATGGCCGTGGGCGGTTACATATTGACCGGCCTGGAGCTCAAACTTCCCAATTTTGAGCATCTGCCAAATCCTGAGGGCATCAAGGCAGACCGGAATTTCATCTACCGCAAGACTTCCGAAGCCTGA